The following DNA comes from Bradyrhizobium sp. SK17.
AGAATCTGGCACCTGGTGCGATTGACCGGCTCGGTTTCCCTCTTCAACAACTGCGCGAGCAGCGGCCTCGACTGATCACCTGCGAGATCACAGGCTATGGTGACGAGGGCCCGTTACGCGACTCGAAGGCCTATGACCTGTTGGTTCAGGGAGAAAGCGGGCTCGCAAACATCACCGGCAACGAATTTGGTGCCGCACGGGTCGGCGTTTCGGTTTGCGACATCAACGCCGGGATGACGGCGACGCAGGCTATCTTCCAGGCACTCTATGCACGGGAACGGACCGGGCTTGGCCGCCATATCTCGGTGTCGCTATTCCATGCGACCGCGGACTGGATGAACGTCCCGTACCTGCAATACGCCTATGGCGGCGCTCCGATCGGTCGCGTTGGCCTGCATCATCCCACCATCGCACCCTATGGCAGTTATGCCTGTGGTGGCGGCGGCTCGATCCTTATCGCAATCCAGAACGAGCGGGATTGGATATCCCTTTGCAGGGACGTACTCCGCAAGCCGCAGCTTGCGAGCGACTCGCGCTTCATCAACAACGATGAACGCGTTCGAAATCGCGACGCACTCGACGCCGAGATCGGGCCGGTCCTTCTCGGATTCGATCAGAACCGTGCCATCGAGTTATTGAAGGCCGCTCGCCTGGCATTCGGTCGCCTCAGCACGCTCGCCGATCTGGCGACGCATCCGCAGTGCCGTTACATCGAAATCGAGACGCCGACCGGACCAGTCACCATGATGGCTCCGGGTGTCTTGATCGATGGCAAGGCGCCTAGTTTTGGCCCGGTTCCCGCACTCGGTGCGCATAGCGAAAAGCTTCGACGGGAATTCTCGTCCAAGGTACAGGGCTAGTTCGACAGACTGTTCGATCGGGTTCCTTCAAGGAGTATCGCTTGCCGATGAGTCTGGGCGAGGCCTCTGCCGAGGCATACTTGACATCGAAGTTGACACACTGCCCTATAACGTAAACTCGACGCGCTGACCGGTGGTCATACACGATTGCTATGGCGCGGACGGGGTAAGGACGTTTGGGGGAGGAATGGACCTTCGGCAGCTTCGCTACTTTATTGCGATCGTCGAACACGGGTCGTTTTCCAGAGCCGCTGAAGCGCTGAATGTTGCTCAGCCAGCGCTGAGCCTCCATGTTCGTAACATGGAGGAAGAGTTGGGATCAGCGCTGCTTTTCCGCAGCTCGCAAGGTGTCGTCGCGACGGAGGCCGGCCAGATTCTACTTCGACACGCTCGCAGCGTCACCGACCAACTCTCGGCCGCGCGCCACGAGATCAAGGGACGTGAGGCTGAGCCGGAGGGTGAGGTGCGCCTTGGCTTGCCGGGCACGATCAGCCAGACCCTGTCTGTCCCGCTCATCATCGAAGCGCGCAGACAATTCCCCAAGATCCGGTTGCGCATCGCGGAAGCGATGAGCGGGTTTGTAATGGAGTGGATCCGGGAAGGGCGGATTGATCTGGCGATCGTCTATATTCCGGTCGAAGACAAGGCGCTGAGTTCGTCGCCGGTTCTCAGCGAGGAACTCTGGCTTTTAGGCCCGATCAATTCCATTCCGGGCATCCAACCGCCGACTTCCGGTCCACTCCGCTACAGCGCGGTCGCGCAACTGCCGTTGATATTGCCGAGCGCCACTCATGGCCTACGTTCTTTGCTGGAGAATGAGGCGGCCGCTCTCTCGTTGAAACTGAATACAGTCATCGAGGTCGACTCGTACATCAACATCAAAGGACTGGTCGAGGAAGGTTTCGGATATTCCATTCTGCCCTTCAATTCCATTGCACGCGAGGTTCAAAGTGGCCGGCTGCTGGCTTGGCCAATCTGCGCCCCCAAAATCAAGCGGTCGGTGCATCTTGTCCATCCAGTCGATCGTCCCCTGAGC
Coding sequences within:
- a CDS encoding CaiB/BaiF CoA-transferase family protein, giving the protein MAADLDGILVVSIEQAVAAAYACCKLADAGARVIKVERPEGDFSRDYDHLVHGESAYFVWLNRGKESICLDLTNDDDKAILSSMLAQADVFIENLAPGAIDRLGFPLQQLREQRPRLITCEITGYGDEGPLRDSKAYDLLVQGESGLANITGNEFGAARVGVSVCDINAGMTATQAIFQALYARERTGLGRHISVSLFHATADWMNVPYLQYAYGGAPIGRVGLHHPTIAPYGSYACGGGGSILIAIQNERDWISLCRDVLRKPQLASDSRFINNDERVRNRDALDAEIGPVLLGFDQNRAIELLKAARLAFGRLSTLADLATHPQCRYIEIETPTGPVTMMAPGVLIDGKAPSFGPVPALGAHSEKLRREFSSKVQG
- a CDS encoding LysR substrate-binding domain-containing protein, yielding MDLRQLRYFIAIVEHGSFSRAAEALNVAQPALSLHVRNMEEELGSALLFRSSQGVVATEAGQILLRHARSVTDQLSAARHEIKGREAEPEGEVRLGLPGTISQTLSVPLIIEARRQFPKIRLRIAEAMSGFVMEWIREGRIDLAIVYIPVEDKALSSSPVLSEELWLLGPINSIPGIQPPTSGPLRYSAVAQLPLILPSATHGLRSLLENEAAALSLKLNTVIEVDSYINIKGLVEEGFGYSILPFNSIAREVQSGRLLAWPICAPKIKRSVHLVHPVDRPLSYAASTIETLCRATLLKLASTGKWNGARAL